The Anomaloglossus baeobatrachus isolate aAnoBae1 chromosome 7, aAnoBae1.hap1, whole genome shotgun sequence sequence taacagttgttctagagatgtgtctgctgctagaactctgtgttgcattgacctggtctctaatctgagctgctgttaacctgcgatttctgaggctggtgactcggataaacttatcctccgcagcagaggtgactcttggtcttcctttcctggggcggtcctcatgtgagccagtttctttgtagagtttgatggtttttgccactgcacttggggacgctttcaaagttttcccaatttttcggactgactgaccttcatttcttaaagtaatgatggccactcgtttttctttacttagaatttgtattatggcaagaaaaaagcagctaacagtctattcagtaggactatcagctgtgtatccactagacttctgcacaacacaactgatggtcccaaccccatttataaggcaagaaatcccacttattaaacctaacagggcgcacctgtgaagtgaagaccatttccggtgactacctcttgaagttcatcaagagaatgccaagagtgtgcaaagcagtaatcaaagcaaaagatggttactttgaagaacctagaatataagacatattttcagttgtttcacacttttttgtatttcattccacatgtgttacttcatagttttgatgccttcaatgtgaatctacaattttcagagtcacgaaaataaagaaaactctttgaatgagaaggtgtgtccaaacgtttggtctgtactgtatatatttcaaCACTActgaaaaaagtaaaagaaaatagTCTCGGCGCTTCCCCCAAGGTCTATGCCGTTATGAGGGATGTCAACTAGATGGATCGTCTGAAGCACAGCTGCACACACGAGCAGTTCACACATTGCCCATATTCTTGCGCTCTATGATTAGTGTGAACCTGAGCAAGGCCTTCTCTCTCCACTGGCATCTCTTTTGGTCAAGAAGTGATGGGTAGTGTAGCGCCGGTGTCCCTGCATTCACCACCCCGGCCGGGTTGCGTCTTCCTCCGCTCTCAATCGGCCATCCACATTTGcttctgcctccttcccctcccagggACTGTGCACGCAGCCCAGGTGTCCTGGAAGTGTGCTTAGGCAGTGCCCGTGCACAATGGTcttcctcttaaagggccggcacgccatttccaggaaatgcctctcagactatggctgagaagcactatgtatttaaggcaccctctgaTTAGGGGAGTTGCCTGTGCAATGCCTTTAGTCAGTcttcagtctgctacctagctagttgtcaggtcctgagctcctgaccTGTTATGCTTGTGTcggtctccagtacctgcctttccATATCTGTTTGTCCCTGTCGTGCCCACCATTTCTGTCCGTACCCGCCGGTCTAGCCTTCCTCAGTCaccctatatggagagaaggtatgcacaccagtgactatgtaaggggaatatatgaaaagcagaaactgctgtgtgaatactgacatgaaaaatccaatagctatatgtaagaatgaaaatatgaaaaatggaatctgcattactgccatgaacatatgaatcaagagaaatttagccatTGAATTGattaatgcaacagagccccaacactacgccaaagtatttctctacgttggggtccctagctagtgtgtgtcctctcatgtagttaaaaaacttaccgtgtatgggaagctgagacccaggctatatatgcgtataatgtggactggcaataggtgtgggtggggtcgggttcacaaatgaaagactacaaatcaatcaagaaataacgtctggaacaccattccgagtctgaactgggtgcaaaaacctaaaaaatctacactaaatggagagaaggtatgcacaccagtgactatgtaaggggaatatatactTTGGCAtagttttcatgtcagtattcacacagcagtttctgcttttcatatattccccttacatagtcactggtgtgcataccttctctccctatagtgtagattttttagatttttgcacccagttcagactcagaatggtgttccagacgttatttcttgatttctCAGTCACCCTGTCTgtacctgtcctgggggtcagctgctatAGTCCCTGTCACtgctctgggagtggtacctggtgccttgcggtgggtgcttagtcaaacccctcccactaaagggtaagcccgggtcccccctgtggtccagtaggttCACTAACCCCGCTCACTGCCTCTACATCGGCCGCGAGCATTACAGGTAAGTGGCAGAATAGCATCATGATGGGAGCCCTGTATTGTTCCGGCTGTAGAGCCCACTCTTCTCTGGCCGAGTGACCTCTCTGAGCCATGTTGGAGTTGAGCCGGTCCAATGCTTTGGCTCCTAACAACGAAGGCCCATTCCAGCCTTTGCTGATCAGCGAAGTCAAGCATGCATGTTTATGGTACAGTCAGAAAAGTAGCTGCAGGTCATAAACTTTATTATGTAATCAACCAGTTTAAAGGTTTTGCTTACATCGGCATCCAGACATCATTAATAGAGCTGCCATTTTTCCCCATCAAAACATCGGAGACCGGAGCTGACTCCAACAGACCATGTTATAAGTCAACTTTTGCTTACATCAGCATCAGACGCCATTAATAGAGCTGCCATTTTTCCCCATCGGAACAGCGTAGACTGGAGCTGACCCCAACATGCTTCATTATAAGTCAACAGAGTGCGGAAAGAGCCAGTTTAAAAAACTATAACTTATATATGAACTGTGACCAGACATTATTGAGTACAATAGAtcaaaaataactaaaaataaagaagcataaaaaaaagaaaactatgAACTAAtcttttattttttgcattttttggtcCCATCCGTGTCCACATCGCAGTCTGTCATTCCGCTCGACTGGCAAGGTGTCTATATAAATATTAACTGTTTGTCAAGCATCATGTCCTTTAAAAGATCCCTACTCCAGAAGTCAACATAGCATGAAATGTAATTTTCCAGCAATCTGTCAGAGCCGGGCTGAGCCTGGTGATAAGGGCCATACGTCCAAATGTAAGGGGCGACCAGGCATCTGTGGCCAGAGACTTAATAGCAGAATTCACAGGCACACCACTTGAGAATTCCCTGGCAAATTGACCATTAACTTAAAAGTCACCATCCGCTTTAATTTGCTCCCTTCCCCTTGCTCCATCGGTTGCTGGGTGCTAAAACAAATCCCTGCTGTGTTTGCCGAGTGTACGATTACAATACTCCTATCAAATATTTGTCTACCTGTCAGCTCCAACCTCCCCTATAAATACTTTATCTAAAGCCTCAGGTGCTATAGAACGGGGAACCTGGCAAACAAGAAGGTGAGTCGTCTCGGCTCATTTCAGTTTTACATTTTAGAataaaaaattatttcaaaaataccaattttcaaaatataaaagacaaaaatatttttaatttctatTTTTAGTAAAGCCTTTATAAAAAAAACTGGGAGATTAAGCACTGAACAATGAATAAACCAGATGAGAATTAGTTTTATTCTGTTTTTAATTCACAAAAATATATTATATTTCTTAAGTTTTGTGCTTTATTTTGTCTCTTGGTTTCTCAATTGGTAAAATCTAAATTCTAGAAAAGATGAAACACATTTTTACAAATTGagcaaatgtatttttttaattcagAGACTATTTTTTTTCCAACACATACATTAAAACCCAAATCTAAAATTAGTTTTTATTTTAAGCAATTTAAATTTCAATATAAATGTAATGTCTATAAAATAGTTTGAAAACAATTCTTTCCCTTTAGTTACAATGTTTGGATTAATTTTTCATGCTTAGAATAATTATTAAGTTCATATTTGTTTTACGTATAGATGTAAATGAATTAGAGCAATATAATTCACATTAGGAATTTTCTCAGTTTCATGTGAAAACAAATTACTTTTTAAATTTAGAAAAGCTGCACacatttttagaaaaaaataatCAAATAAAATGTAATTACAAAAAAGAAGGGAAATTgcacttactttttttttttttttttttaaagtattctgTCAGGAATTTCTCATTTGCTTATCTCGGTTAATTTTTATCTCGCTTCTTTGTCTGTTGTATCTAGATTATCATTCACTTCTTAAACAATTGACAGAATGTCATCCCTGAAtgctatgtatatataaatatatatttttatttttatttttttttttaaaaaaggaattttttttcaGTGAGTTTTTCAGACTCTGTTGAAATGTCCGGTAGGTCTTTTTCTGTTTTTAGATTATAAAAATGGAGATAAAACATTCCAGAACAGGAACCATTGATTTGCATCAGAACAGAAATAAAAATCTCTTCCATTTGCCTCCTTTCCAGCTATTAATTTTAAgctggataataaaaaaaaaaaacttgtacaACTTTTTTAtctggcaaaaaataaaaaaaataaaaaaatatcaaatggatttttttttttttaaatcattgaagtctatgggaaattgatcATAAAAGATCTGGGTTTTTTTAGCACTATGCATCGCCAAGAAACTTGAGATATTTCTAATAAAGACAAATCTGTTAATAACAGAACAAAAACCGAAGTGtccaatttaaattttttttttaagacaGATTGTTACAAATCGATGACACCAGGATATAAAAAAaggcaaatttaaaaaaacaaaaaggcttaaaataaaaaagacaaaaagTAAAACAGATCAATATTCATTTAAAATAAAGTATCTATAACTCATATTTTTATATCTCctcttaaaaaagaaaaatatttttgagAGTATATAAATATAATGCAAACAAAAAGTCAGCATAAAATAACAATGTTCTTtgtcaaaaaaattaaaaattaaaaaataaaaggatAGACGCCGCCAGGACAATAATACATACCTATGGTTTGTCTAGAAAAACTAAAAAGATAGGTGCCGCCAGGACGATAGTACATACCTATGGCAATATTTCATCTTCTAAATAGCACTCACAGAATAATGTTCAGAATTTCTTATGGAATTTTCTACAAACCTGGGTATTAAAATCTATAAAAATACTTTTTAAAATAAAGTTTTTATTAGGTTATGTGATATTATGTTGACACACATTCCTTTTAATGTTAGGGATTAATGAAAGGGAATGTATACGATTACAACcatttttacaggaaaaaaaaaatcactacttAAGATCTTGCTATAGTTTTTCTGGATTGTATTCAAGAATAAGCATTACCACCTCTGGCTTTGttagattttttagggttttttttgtagGAAGACAATGGTTGGGCTTCTTCTGCTATATTGGTGTATCTTGAAGATCTTGGGTCCGACTCCGAACACATCTTTTACGGGAACCTTTCATGTTGAACATGGCATGTTGTAGAGCAGATTGATACATATCCAAAAAAAAGATTGAGCATAAGATTTATCGATCTAAATCCCTACAAATTTTAAGCTTAGGCGTCCACTGGGTGGTTGCAAGGGAGATCCAGGATCTATAATACTGACCAATCCTAAAATGAAAAGACCATGAAATGTCCTAAATTCCTGGATTACACCCAACATCACTGTTTTTGACGTAACGATCTCTATCAAAATGGTTGTTTGCTCCTGCTTGCTTAATATTGCAGAAGTTCTAGTCCAAGTAGAGGAGAAAATCGTGAGGGTGGCCTGTTACATCTAGAAGGTCATGACTTTACTAacccaagttttgtttttttacagcatTCGAAACAATGGCAACTGGTGTCATAAGAAACCTCTCAGACTTTAAGTTACCTCCACCCTTCCAACATCCATACTTCTTCCCAGCCCTGACCCAGGATGTAGATTTCCAAGATTCCTCAGAAGAAGATGATGAACTTTTAGATGAGGATGAAATGGAGGACTTATCCTATGCAGAAGAGCAAGAAAACATCAGGTCAACCGGCAACGTAAGCAGCCATGATGTTTCCACCGGAGAAAGCCCTACAGAGATGACTGAGCAGCTTCTCAAGTTTTCAGAGCTCATCAGCAATGACATTCAAAGATATTTTGGCCAGAAGACCAAAGAAGAAGACCCGGACTCCTGTAATATTTACGAAGACTACTTCACTCCCCGAATGTTCGGAGGGCAGGAATTGTATTATCAAGACTTGGTAAAGATGGCACAAAGCAAAGACCACGATGGAGAAGACTTCCTCCACCCTCTCACGCCTCCTGTAGAAATAGACCATAGGATATTAAAGAGTATCTGCACCAAGGAAGATCCCAAGAAGCTTGGTCCTCTCACCGAACTCTTCGACTTCGGTCTTCGAAAGTATACAAGGCAAAAGATGGTAACAGGTAAGGATGCCAGGCTACACAGACTAGATcgcaaatatgcccatattgtgcccaTGCACAGGCGGATGTTACCCCTGTCGTTCTGGAAGGAACCATCTCCCGTACCATCCTGCATCCTGAACACCAACACCCCGGACTTCAGTGATCTTCTTGAAAACTGGACATCGGACACACATCACGAATTACAGAGCGCCGGAAGGGACCTCATGAGTGAATTTGGCAGATAGATCCTGAAAATTCCTCCATATATCATGTAATTCCAGATAGCTTAGGAGAAGCAGAAGCTCTAGAATAGTAGATTATGGTAGATCATGGACCATTCCTGGTGCCAAACTCCATAACAAGGTTGTAGGATGAATGGTAAACTTCAGCAAAAACCCAAACTTACTGGATTCTCAAAATCATTACACTGGGGGTTGAGGGATGAGGAGTGGTTGAACCCTACTGTATAGATTTAGTAGACTTGAGGTCTTCTGGGGTACCATGGCCTCAGAATGGGAAAGAGCACCTCAACCAAGCAAGAATGTCCGAGACCATCAATAGACAAGACTATTTTTCCACTCCATGCAATTTCCTTAAAATTGGGTGCAAGCTGAAGACCCCAGGCAACATGTCTCAAGGGGTAGCATCACTATTATATGTCCCCTATGATAAGTATTTTTCCTTATCACCCCCCCATCCATGTTACATACCCAGATCTGTACATAGTTAGATTATAttttgcttaataaagtttaaaaaataaataaatctatattCTTATTTTTGTACCCACACCACAACTAAAAGAGGTGCACGGTGGTTTAGCCCCCAGTGGTTCTAACGCTAAGCTACTTACAGTGCGGGGGAGGGGCACTTTGCATTTTGCCACTGATCACAGCATACAGGCCGGtctgtagaatatatatatatatatatatactataactataatatataaagctgagtgtatgtgtgtatgtatgtccgctaaaggaatctgcaccgttgcatttactatcacgaaagtttgcacagacactccatgtgactcaaggaacgtcatagactatgtttgggtgggaaaatgtaaccccgcgctttacagttactctccaaaaatcctgcctccattaaactgaatggaggtgggagctacaggctattaatagcaactgtcagtggttgctataggaacaaaataaactgttagtataagaagcttatgtgtcaggtaatatgatgtcggtggagagacgaagagagagagagagaaaaaagacagacatacagagagacagacaagagacagatgtggaaagagacagacagatgggcgaagagacagacttggatagaacagacctggacagagacagatctggatagagacagaccgggcaacgaGACAGACCGGTCAAAGAGAtaagcagggaaagagacaaaccgggaaagagagagagcgacatacacacagacagacatagagataaagacagacagacacagagatggatacagatagactgatacaaatacagacagagagatagaaacagacagagacagacaggcaaggaaagagacagagacacacagagagacagttactatctactGATAAAGGGTTAAGTGAAAAAGTATCTactaaaatataacaaaaaaagaaaaaaaaaaaagtagtgttaAAGGGTTCGTCCATCTTTGGGGACATTATTTTCCTTGCAATTGGATTTTTATTAAAAATCTTGCACCATGTGGCTTCTATAGCCAGAAAGAGTTAACCGAGGATCCATTAATGAACTCAATCTGAGGTCTTATTGGAGAGATTTTAGATCTtataacagaggtctcaaacacgcagccttcagaccccgtgacgatcacaGCCCTATGCAGGGAGCCGGGGCCGACAGGGCTTTACTAACGATGAATCATTTGAGATGCAGCGCAGAGGAGCTTTGTGCACTATAGGAATGACTGCCGCtgaccacactcacctgacctgaccccattggacttctttctgcaaACAgcgggtgtatgcgacccctccaccaacattgcagaacctacgaccatgtatcacagatgcttgtgcaaacgtgtcacctaccacattgcacaatgtgcagcaagatacagtatgctgtgcagagcccagatgggtattgcagctgacgggggccacttggccaaatgagcgccatatgtgtgaccagcattcaatgttttggaggggtcatgggtttcatatcatagcatttctgtatgcaaggtgtggattcgtattgaattgatgattcccctcaactttgtaattccctttttttctctatctcgttccgttttcgagataaaaatgctaactctgttttccaccaggtggcgctataggtggtttcattgcatagagcaggggtggggaatctGCGGCCCGGGATGACTTTTcctgcggcccctgggcacattgcCGGTGACCGCAGTGCTTGAGCGGCAGCCGCGATCTTACAGGCTGCTGTCCCTTTAAATCCCATTGGTGATGCAAGGACGTGCACGCATTTACGTGCGCATGCCATGAGATCTTCACGctgctcagggcttaccttgtgggcgTGGCAGCGCGAGTCTCGatcccgtcccacagaagaactAGAGGAGCAGCAGCTTACCCGCCGCTCTGCTGCACATGCATCCCGGACCTGTGGTGTGTGACTCCTCCCCCCTCCCATGCGGTGAGCTTCAGCCTGCAACCAAATGCTTTTCCCCTCTAGTAGTGTGCGTGTGtgcccccctagtagtgtgtgtcccCCATTACTGTGTGCCCCtctagtagtgtgtgtgccatccccagtgctatgtgccccctagtagtgtgtgtccccctcagtgctgtgtgcccccctagtagtgtgtgtgccccctagtagtgtgtgtgccatcccccagtgctatgtgccccctagtagtGTATGTGCCCCATTACTGTGTGTGCCATccccagtgctatgtgccccctagtagtgtgtgtccccctcagtgctgtgtgcccccctagtagtgtgtgtgccatcccccagtgctatgtgccccctagtagtGCTGTTTTCCATCCCCCAGTGATATGAGCCCCCTAGTAGTAtgtccccctcagtgctgtgtgcccccctagTAGTGTATGCCATCctccagtgctatgtgccccctcagTGCTGCGTGCCatcccccagtgatgtgtgccccctagtagtgtgtgtccccctcagtgctatgtgcccccctagtagtgtgtgtgccatcccccagtgatatgtgccccctcagtgctgtgtgccatccccAAACAATCTGTGCCCtctagtagtgtgtgtgtgtgtgtccctcatTGCTGggtgccccctagtagtgtgtgccaACCCCCAGTGCTATGTACCATTCCCCAATGCTGTGCCAgctctcagtgctgtgtaccccctcaatgCTGTGTTACCCCCACAGTTGTCCATACCCCCTAGAGCTGTTCGTGCCCCCCTGGTGATGTCTATGATCCCCCCAGTACTGTCCGTGACTCCCAGtcatgtccatgcccccctagtgctgtctgcacCACATAATGCTGTCCATGTCGCCCCTACTGCTCTCCATAACCCCCTAGTGCTGTTCATGCTGCctgtgccaccgccagtgctgtccatgcccgccAGTGCTGTTCGTGCTCTCCCAGTGCTATCTGTGCTTCCCCAGTGATGTGTGTACCCCACcccttcctgtgatgtaaatgccccagcctctcctgtgatatatatgccgacAGCTCCTTCTGTGATGTgtaccccagcgtctcctgtaatttatgttccccagcatctcctgtgatgtgtatgccccagctctCCTGCAATGTGTATACCCCAGCGTCTCCTCTAATTAATGTGCCCCAGCATCAGCTCTAATTAATGTGCCCCAGCATCAGCTCTAATTAATGTGCCCCAGCGTCTCCTCTAATTAATGTGCCCCagagtctcctgtaatttatgtgccccagcgtctcctgtaatttatgcgctccAGCGATGTGTATACCCCCCGCGTCTCCTGAAATGTATATGCCCCagagtctcctgtgatgtgtatgcccccagcctctccagaccgagacaagcctggaaaagcagttgtgagaagcaatatgaTCAATATCATCTAACATCACAGCTGCAGCAAAGAAAAGCCGctgcagccaccacagtagggtgagttaattgtttgaccaaatatagcaggtaaTTTTCAAGGTGATaatttgtgcggcccccaaaggatgGTAGAATAgttcaaatggcccccggcagaaaaaaggttccccacccctggcgtagcgcatggctactttactatacctagacaccacttctatgcctatagctgccaccgttctcaagttaatggcggtggacaggatatgggtggacacactgtatatacacacacatatagtggcttgcgaaagtattctccacaacagtatcacggacctgcctgttgtgttccttggtcttcatgatgctctctgcgctttacacagacccctgagactatcacagagcaggggcatttatacggagacttgattacacacaggggcttatatttatcatcatcagtcatttaggacaacattgcatcattcagagatcctcaatcaacttctggagtgagtttgctgcactgaaagtaaaggggatgaataatattgcacgccacaattttcagtttattcttttttacaaaagtttaaaataagcaataaatttcgtcccacttgttgttgattcttcaccataacattacattcttATCTTTACGTTTCAAGCCTGCAatgagggaaaaggttgaaaaattcaagggaaccgaatactttcgcaaggcactgtatattgggaTTCAAAATTCAATAAACAACTGTTTATTGGGATCCAAAATTGTCAATTAACAActctgtttcaagcatgtgatgctagctcaaactcacttgtggcaagtaacaggtgtgggcaatatgaaaatcacacctgaaaccaaataaaaaggggagaagttgactcagtctttgcattgtgtgtctgtgtgtgccccaCTAAGCATGAAgatcagaaagaggagaagagaacggtctgaggacttgagaaccaaaattgtatatatattttattttttttatttttttcttgattatatattttttattttatatacatacacacacatatacatatacatgtgtatgtgtgtgtgtgtatgtatataaaataaaaaatatataatcaagaaaaaaataatatatatataaaaatatatatttttattttttttttcttgattatatttttttattttatatacatatatatgtatataaaataaaaaatatataatcaagaaaataaataaaaataaagatatatgtccaacaatgtagaccagctcactcctgtgaatcacctggatcctcagctgacctggttaactccgttgtgcccggatcaggacgtaggagtccatccatacaaatgtgaacaacaacaaggcagagtcaagcaataacgtgagcaatccaggatgctgttaaaaaatttttttccttctttttattcataaattcattctgcagattctggaccgtgaagaaggcggattttaccgctgaaacgcgtagtcctatctgcgctattttcctgcgataaatgctgttctgaattgcttggaccattatattttaatgaatttatgaataaaaagaaggaaatttttttttaacagcatcctggattgctcacgttattgctggactctgccttgttgttgttcatatatatatatacacacacacatacacgcacatacatacattttatatatatatatatatatatatatatatatatatatatatatatatataccg is a genomic window containing:
- the PERCC1 gene encoding protein PERCC1 gives rise to the protein MATGVIRNLSDFKLPPPFQHPYFFPALTQDVDFQDSSEEDDELLDEDEMEDLSYAEEQENIRSTGNVSSHDVSTGESPTEMTEQLLKFSELISNDIQRYFGQKTKEEDPDSCNIYEDYFTPRMFGGQELYYQDLVKMAQSKDHDGEDFLHPLTPPVEIDHRILKSICTKEDPKKLGPLTELFDFGLRKYTRQKMVTGKDARLHRLDRKYAHIVPMHRRMLPLSFWKEPSPVPSCILNTNTPDFSDLLENWTSDTHHELQSAGRDLMSEFGR